The following proteins come from a genomic window of Blastococcus sp. HT6-30:
- a CDS encoding WhiB family transcriptional regulator gives MQQTIDPPTSHRRPGLPWTDGATPTGSRPPHRRRPRPPLRPAPVRRPLPCRVEDPELWFAEAPAQLELAKSFCGDCPVRESCLAGALSRAEPWGVWGGEIFERGAVIARKRPRGRPRKVVAA, from the coding sequence GTGCAGCAGACGATCGACCCCCCGACGTCCCACCGCCGGCCCGGGCTCCCCTGGACCGACGGCGCCACGCCGACCGGTTCCCGCCCACCCCACCGGCGGCGGCCACGCCCACCGCTGCGACCCGCGCCGGTCCGGCGTCCGCTGCCCTGCCGGGTAGAGGACCCCGAGCTGTGGTTCGCCGAGGCACCGGCCCAGCTGGAGCTCGCCAAGAGCTTCTGCGGGGACTGCCCGGTCCGGGAGTCCTGCCTGGCCGGCGCGCTGTCGCGCGCCGAGCCGTGGGGCGTCTGGGGCGGCGAGATCTTCGAGCGGGGGGCGGTCATCGCCCGGAAGCGGCCCCGCGGCCGCCCCCGCAAGGTGGTCGCCGCATGA
- a CDS encoding AarF/ABC1/UbiB kinase family protein: protein MSDERPVMPGGSVARTARLASLPLGAAGRATLGLGRRLSGQSADTVNAELQQRTAEQLFAVLGQLKGGAMKLGQTLSVFEAAVPEEMAAPYREALTKLQEAAPPMPVRTVHGVLAQQLGGTWRQRFAEFDDAPAAAASIGQVHRATWRDGRDVAVKIQYPGAATALMSDLNQLARFARLFAAVFPGLDVKPLIAELKARVVEELDYGLEADAQRAFAAAYAGDPEIAVPRVVASAPKVVVSEWIEGNPLSRIIAAGSREERDRAGRLLATLHFSAPQRAGLLHADPHPGNFRILPDGRLGVIDFGAVARLPDGHPEPIGRLLNWALAGRAAEVLADLRTEGFVRPGVDVDPEAVLDYLRPLLEPVTGHHFRFTRAWMQEQAIRIGDPRTEANRLGRQLNLPPAYLLIHRVSMGSIGVLCQLDAAADWRAILEEWLPGFAE, encoded by the coding sequence GTGAGTGACGAGCGACCGGTGATGCCAGGGGGGTCGGTCGCGCGGACCGCGCGCCTGGCGTCCCTGCCCCTGGGCGCCGCCGGCCGGGCCACGCTGGGCCTCGGCAGACGCTTGTCGGGCCAGTCCGCCGACACGGTGAACGCCGAGCTGCAGCAGCGCACCGCCGAGCAGCTCTTCGCCGTGCTGGGGCAGCTCAAGGGCGGCGCCATGAAGCTCGGCCAGACGCTCTCGGTGTTCGAGGCGGCCGTGCCCGAGGAGATGGCGGCGCCCTATCGGGAGGCCCTCACCAAGCTGCAGGAGGCGGCGCCGCCGATGCCGGTGCGGACCGTGCACGGGGTGCTGGCCCAGCAGCTGGGCGGCACGTGGCGGCAGCGCTTCGCCGAGTTCGACGACGCGCCGGCCGCGGCGGCCAGCATCGGGCAGGTGCACCGGGCCACGTGGCGGGACGGCCGCGACGTCGCGGTGAAGATCCAGTACCCGGGCGCGGCGACGGCGCTGATGAGCGACCTCAACCAGCTGGCCCGGTTCGCCCGGCTGTTCGCGGCGGTCTTCCCCGGCCTGGACGTCAAGCCGCTCATCGCCGAGCTCAAGGCCCGCGTGGTCGAGGAGCTCGACTACGGGCTGGAGGCCGACGCCCAGCGGGCGTTCGCCGCCGCCTACGCCGGCGACCCGGAGATCGCCGTCCCCCGGGTGGTGGCCAGCGCCCCCAAGGTCGTCGTCTCCGAGTGGATCGAGGGCAACCCCCTGTCGCGGATCATCGCCGCAGGGAGCCGGGAGGAGCGCGACCGCGCCGGTCGGCTGCTGGCCACGCTGCACTTCTCCGCGCCGCAGCGCGCCGGGTTGCTGCACGCCGATCCGCACCCGGGCAACTTCCGGATCCTGCCCGACGGCCGGCTGGGCGTCATCGACTTCGGCGCGGTCGCCCGGCTGCCCGACGGGCATCCCGAGCCGATCGGGCGGCTGCTGAACTGGGCGCTGGCCGGTCGCGCGGCGGAGGTCCTCGCCGACCTGCGCACGGAGGGGTTCGTGCGGCCGGGGGTGGACGTCGATCCCGAGGCGGTGCTCGACTACCTGCGCCCCCTGCTGGAGCCGGTCACCGGCCATCACTTCCGCTTCACCCGCGCCTGGATGCAGGAGCAGGCGATACGGATCGGGGACCCGCGGACCGAGGCCAACCGCCTGGGCCGGCAGCTGAACCTGCCACCGGCCTACCTGCTCATCCACCGGGTCTCGATGGGTTCCATCGGCGTGCTCTGCCAGCTGGACGCAGCGGCCGACTGGCGGGCCATCCTGGAGGAGTGGCTCCCCGGCTTCGCGGAGTGA
- a CDS encoding thiamine biosynthesis protein ThiF, translated as MSDNAHPLLPPATPLLLGDGASVQVGGVDSTDGLLLEPAAGMAPLLRGLDGRRSQRAVRADAVRDGLDPGLVDAVLDALRAGGLLTDLDAADVITMGAGPAAAARAAVELPSAAAAPRSSAWRARRLATVVVEGATRAGTPLAAILAASGIGRVVVRDPGVVRAADAVVGGLTAADEGRPRSVAAADAIRRASPLTDLGPLPAGLLPDLTVLTRPWAASDPLVAVVDGPHLVATVRGETGVVGPLVVPGSTSCLRCADLHRRDADARWPRLAAQLTATEPPPSGATLTCLLTALLAAGQVLAFLDDSGAPVTLGATLELRPPDLLPRLRRWPPHPACACGAAAADGSPSGHDVRPSPRQDPGGTGDNGR; from the coding sequence GTGAGCGACAACGCCCATCCCCTCCTGCCCCCGGCGACACCCCTGCTCCTCGGTGACGGCGCGAGCGTGCAGGTGGGCGGCGTCGACTCCACCGACGGGCTGCTCCTGGAGCCGGCCGCGGGAATGGCGCCGTTGCTGCGCGGCCTCGACGGGCGTCGCTCGCAGCGGGCCGTCCGGGCCGACGCCGTGCGCGACGGCCTGGACCCCGGCCTCGTGGACGCGGTGCTGGACGCCCTGCGTGCCGGCGGCCTGCTGACCGACCTGGACGCGGCCGACGTGATCACGATGGGTGCGGGGCCCGCGGCGGCCGCGCGCGCAGCGGTGGAGCTGCCGTCGGCGGCCGCTGCCCCCCGCTCCTCGGCGTGGCGGGCCCGGCGGCTGGCCACCGTGGTGGTCGAGGGTGCGACCCGCGCCGGCACCCCGCTCGCGGCGATCCTGGCCGCCAGCGGCATCGGCCGGGTCGTCGTCCGGGACCCCGGCGTGGTCAGGGCGGCCGACGCGGTGGTGGGCGGGCTGACCGCCGCCGACGAGGGCCGGCCCCGGTCGGTGGCAGCCGCCGACGCGATCCGCCGGGCCAGCCCGCTGACCGACCTCGGGCCTCTGCCCGCCGGACTGCTGCCCGACCTGACCGTCCTCACCCGGCCGTGGGCCGCCTCCGACCCGCTGGTCGCCGTCGTCGACGGGCCTCACCTGGTCGCCACCGTGCGGGGCGAGACGGGCGTCGTCGGACCGCTGGTCGTGCCGGGCTCCACCAGCTGCCTGCGCTGCGCCGACCTCCACCGCCGGGACGCCGACGCGCGCTGGCCCCGCCTCGCCGCCCAGCTGACCGCCACGGAGCCACCCCCGAGCGGCGCCACCCTCACCTGCCTGCTGACCGCGCTCCTGGCCGCCGGTCAGGTGCTGGCCTTCCTCGACGACTCCGGCGCGCCGGTGACGCTCGGCGCCACCCTCGAGCTGCGGCCACCCGATCTGCTCCCCCGCCTGCGGCGATGGCCGCCCCACCCGGCCTGCGCCTGCGGCGCTGCCGCTGCCGACGGCTCCCCCTCCGGGCACGACGTTCGGCCCTCTCCCCGGCAGGACCCCGGTGGAACAGGCGACAATGGCCGCTGA